In Crocosphaera sp. UHCC 0190, a genomic segment contains:
- a CDS encoding SprT family zinc-dependent metalloprotease, with translation MHQITLNDLIINVTRKKIKNLHLTVHPPDGEVRISAPLHLNDETIRLFAISKLHWIKKNQAKFKNQPRQNKKKFISGETHYYQGKLYLLNVIYDIKIPKVEIRNNTYLDLYVREGSEQNQREQTLINWYRQQLKAEIPAIIRKWEEIMQIEVKEWGVKKMKTKWGTCNIQAQRIWLNLELIKTPKHCLEYVIVHEMTHFFERHHNEKFRQLMDQFLPHWSTYKEELNQTPLEPIK, from the coding sequence ATGCACCAAATAACCCTAAATGACCTAATCATCAATGTTACCAGAAAAAAGATCAAAAACCTCCATTTAACCGTTCATCCCCCTGATGGAGAGGTAAGAATTTCAGCACCATTGCACCTTAATGATGAAACCATCCGTCTTTTTGCAATTTCTAAACTTCATTGGATCAAAAAAAATCAAGCAAAATTTAAAAATCAACCCCGTCAAAATAAGAAAAAATTTATATCAGGAGAAACCCATTATTATCAGGGAAAACTTTACTTGTTAAACGTAATTTATGATATTAAAATCCCAAAAGTAGAAATCAGAAATAATACTTATCTTGACCTTTATGTAAGAGAAGGAAGCGAACAAAATCAACGAGAACAAACCTTAATTAATTGGTATCGACAACAACTAAAAGCAGAAATTCCTGCTATAATAAGAAAATGGGAAGAAATTATGCAAATTGAGGTTAAAGAATGGGGAGTTAAAAAGATGAAAACTAAATGGGGAACCTGTAATATTCAAGCTCAAAGAATTTGGCTAAACTTAGAATTAATTAAAACCCCAAAACATTGCCTAGAATACGTCATTGTTCACGAAATGACCCATTTTTTTGAGCGACATCATAACGAAAAATTTAGACAATTAATGGATCAATTTCTTCCCCATTGGTCAACTTATAAAGAAGAATTAAACCAAACGCCCTTAGAACCCATAAAATGA
- a CDS encoding DNA phosphorothioation-associated putative methyltransferase, with amino-acid sequence MFPTTDYFNEIIHHCQNSSIGKQLPNALYVHRSAINYLELILQEYEQKARITDDIEQATIVKFNTDKPKISYLFYPNFDLDPHPELTLSIVVNLETQQASYWDYTETNNPPILHRKETFVTADYPHHEIFEHLTYIEEKLGLLKLTRSIGTKLEWEQRLNRYRLIFEGHYLACLRPLNSSEILPVEIERHKAAIVRKSLSRPVRLALESSLFVPETSFFDYGCGHGGDIERIAAAGYESAGWDPYYRPDVPKNPANIVNLGYIINVIEDLKERREALIKAWELTRRILIVSAQVLIDDRDRGVVAYGDGIITSRNTFQKYYEQEELKAYIDQVLNVDAIPAGLGIYFVFKDEAEAQTFRVSRFHSRAATPRIIVETKRFEDYELILQPLMDFHTERGRLPINGELELENEVQLKEHFRTFKQAFKVILQVTNEEDWDMITQKRRQDLLLYLALSTFSHRPKMRELSPKVKQDIKSLFGSYNSACLLADAMLYQVGNLEIIAGLCQNSSVGRKLKNSLLIHISALESLETLLRLYEGCASRTVGRLEEANVIQFSWRIPKITYLFYPDFDTNPHPTLHTKMQIELGNLRVNYSDYSQDENPPILHYKDSLVTSDYPLYETFAKLTQQEQDLGLLEDYHKINRLQGWLQCLAANRIIINQYDLQQQKDDLID; translated from the coding sequence ATGTTTCCTACAACTGACTATTTTAACGAAATCATCCATCATTGCCAAAATAGTAGCATTGGCAAACAATTACCCAATGCTTTATATGTTCATAGAAGTGCGATTAATTATCTTGAACTGATTTTACAAGAATATGAACAAAAAGCACGAATTACTGATGATATAGAACAAGCAACAATTGTTAAATTTAATACGGATAAACCGAAAATTTCTTATTTGTTTTATCCCAACTTTGATCTTGATCCTCATCCCGAATTAACCTTAAGTATTGTAGTTAATTTAGAGACACAACAAGCAAGTTATTGGGACTATACAGAAACAAATAATCCTCCCATACTCCATCGCAAAGAAACCTTTGTTACTGCTGACTATCCTCACCATGAAATCTTTGAACATCTTACCTATATTGAAGAAAAATTAGGATTATTAAAATTAACCCGTTCCATTGGTACTAAACTAGAATGGGAACAAAGATTAAACCGTTATCGGCTGATTTTTGAAGGTCATTATTTGGCTTGTCTACGTCCTTTAAATTCCAGTGAAATCTTACCCGTAGAAATTGAAAGACATAAAGCAGCAATAGTTAGAAAAAGCTTATCTCGTCCCGTTCGTTTAGCTTTAGAATCATCATTATTTGTCCCAGAAACTAGCTTTTTTGACTATGGATGTGGTCATGGAGGAGATATTGAACGCATTGCAGCAGCAGGATATGAAAGCGCAGGATGGGACCCTTATTATCGTCCAGATGTGCCTAAAAATCCGGCTAATATTGTTAATTTAGGTTATATTATTAATGTTATTGAAGATTTAAAAGAAAGACGAGAAGCATTGATTAAAGCATGGGAACTAACCCGTCGTATTTTAATTGTTTCAGCACAAGTATTAATTGATGATCGAGATCGGGGAGTTGTTGCTTATGGAGATGGGATAATTACCAGTCGTAATACTTTTCAAAAATATTATGAACAAGAAGAATTAAAAGCTTATATTGATCAAGTTTTAAATGTTGATGCTATCCCCGCAGGTTTAGGCATTTATTTTGTATTTAAAGATGAAGCAGAAGCACAAACTTTTAGGGTTTCTCGCTTTCATTCTCGCGCTGCAACCCCTAGAATTATTGTCGAAACTAAACGATTTGAGGACTATGAATTAATTTTACAACCCTTAATGGACTTTCATACAGAAAGGGGTAGACTTCCCATTAATGGAGAATTAGAGTTAGAAAATGAGGTACAATTAAAAGAACACTTTAGAACCTTTAAGCAAGCCTTTAAGGTTATTTTACAAGTAACTAATGAAGAAGACTGGGATATGATTACGCAAAAGCGTCGCCAAGATTTATTATTGTATTTAGCTTTGAGTACCTTTAGTCATCGTCCAAAAATGCGAGAATTATCTCCTAAAGTTAAACAGGATATTAAGTCGTTATTTGGCAGTTATAATAGTGCTTGTCTCTTAGCTGATGCGATGTTGTATCAGGTAGGCAATTTAGAAATTATTGCTGGATTATGTCAAAATAGTTCTGTGGGAAGAAAACTTAAAAATTCCCTACTTATTCATATTAGTGCTTTGGAAAGTTTAGAAACTTTGTTACGTTTATATGAAGGATGTGCAAGTCGAACCGTAGGAAGATTAGAAGAAGCAAATGTTATTCAATTTTCTTGGCGTATTCCTAAGATTACTTATCTATTTTATCCTGATTTTGACACTAATCCTCATCCAACTTTACACACCAAAATGCAAATTGAATTAGGTAATTTACGGGTCAATTATTCCGATTATTCTCAAGATGAAAATCCGCCTATCTTGCATTATAAAGATAGTTTAGTGACTTCTGATTATCCTTTGTATGAAACCTTTGCTAAACTAACACAACAAGAGCAAGATTTAGGGTTATTAGAAGATTATCACAAAATTAATCGGTTACAAGGATGGTTACAATGTTTAGCAGCAAATAGAATAATAATAAATCAGTATGATTTACAACAGCAAAAAGATGATTTAATTGACTAG
- a CDS encoding Uma2 family endonuclease, which translates to MLETILKSEIIYPSSDGEPMAETYIHLYAILTTLEVLKQYLSGQKATVLANQFMYYSQGFPRMRVAPDVMIIFNVEPGGRDNYKIWEEGEVPQVIFEMTSPGTQGQDQEFKKTLYEQLGVKEYWLFDPKGEWITEKLKGYRLRNDVYEIIEDSSSEPLQLQLKVEGELIGFYREDTGEKLLIPEELAEALTQKEAELTQKETELEEERQKVSEMESILEKYRQQFGELPE; encoded by the coding sequence ATGTTGGAAACTATCTTAAAATCAGAAATTATTTATCCGAGTTCAGACGGGGAACCTATGGCAGAAACTTATATCCATTTATACGCTATTTTGACAACTTTGGAGGTATTAAAACAATATTTATCAGGACAAAAAGCAACAGTTTTAGCTAACCAATTTATGTATTATAGTCAAGGGTTTCCTAGAATGCGAGTTGCTCCTGATGTTATGATTATTTTTAATGTGGAACCAGGAGGGAGAGATAATTATAAAATTTGGGAAGAAGGGGAAGTTCCTCAAGTAATTTTTGAGATGACATCCCCAGGAACTCAAGGTCAAGATCAAGAATTTAAAAAGACATTATATGAACAATTAGGGGTCAAAGAATATTGGTTATTTGACCCTAAAGGAGAATGGATCACGGAAAAGTTAAAAGGATATCGTTTGAGAAATGATGTTTATGAAATCATTGAGGATAGTAGCAGCGAACCATTACAATTACAATTAAAAGTTGAAGGTGAATTAATTGGGTTTTATCGAGAAGATACTGGGGAAAAATTATTGATTCCTGAAGAATTAGCCGAAGCATTAACCCAAAAGGAAGCTGAGTTAACCCAAAAAGAAACTGAATTAGAAGAAGAAAGACAAAAGGTTTCCGAAATGGAGTCTATTCTCGAAAAATATCGTCAACAATTTGGCGAACTCCCTGAATAA